One genomic segment of Choristoneura fumiferana chromosome Z, NRCan_CFum_1, whole genome shotgun sequence includes these proteins:
- the LOC141438268 gene encoding caspase-1-like, which yields MSNSSESENVNYSDSEEVFSKANRLRRKKYVPNFRLIKGFESDRETKEFQSVESDLNDVITTDGIMKAPPTVQVTSPETENLPEYKRKPSHYEAESSKEEDFSPSPVEQIFNTRALSKHSLTYELEKFEKNAMIIFNQENVDGYEKRLGTEKDVEALERTFKKYGFEVEERKDRTKAELFSELEAFANTDFTDYGCVVVAVLTHGSRQGLLRARDQPFCELELVKHFLHKPFLVTKPIIFIIQACRGTKSTAGVAVHYAGRVRKDIDEEVEAYTLPVEADILILHSSYIGKPSHRNELYGSWFIQSLCGKIDDMADSHDLEAILTEVKREVAIDRYHKEYNRRTLEMDINKQMPVTTSTLIRKLYLKKYGEETVYYRRVKNVRQSSRNEVLDSGGPITPTLMQYTTCSCFLSHFDYIKTCLRLFIEENPDDATARGFLNVADTFKDDKEFNSSKEVMLRTICSHLVTNAQEYKFFKYLHMYKK from the exons ATGTCTAATTCATCCGAAAGTGAGAATGTTAATTACAGTGACAGTGAAGAAGTGTTTTCTAAAGCAAATAGATTGAGACGTAAAAAGTATGTGCCCAATTTTAGGTTAATAAAAGGCTTTGAGTCTGACAGAGAGACAAAGGAATTTCAATCAGTTGAGAGTGATTTGAACGATGTTATAACGACAGATGGCATTATGAAAGCCCCTCCCACTGTTCAAGTTACTTCCCCTGAAACAGAAAACTTACCCGAATACAAAAGGAAACCATCTCATTACGAAGCAGAGTCTAGCAAAGAGGAAGACTTTAGTCCAAGTCCGGTGGAACAGATTTTTAACACTAGAGCGTTATCGAAGCATAGTTTGACGTACGAATTAGAGAAATTTGAGAAAAATGCGATGATTATCTTTAATCAGGAAAACGTGGACGGGTATGAAAAGAGATTAGGGACAGAAAAAGACGTAGAGGCACTGGAACGGACGttcaaaaaatatggtttcgaaGTCGAGGAGAGGAAGGACAGGACTAAAGCAGAGCTGTTCAGCGAACTAGAAGCAT TCGCAAACACCGACTTCACTGACTACGGCTGTGTGGTCGTAGCTGTGCTGACGCACGGCTCCCGCCAGGGTCTGCTGCGAGCACGCGACCAGCCATTTTGCGAGCTAGAACTGGTCAAGCATTTCCTGCACAAGCCTTTTCTGGTCACCAAGCCCATCATATTCATCATACAG GCTTGTCGCGGCACAAAATCGACGGCCGGCGTCGCGGTCCACTACGCTGGCCGCGTGAGGAAAGACATCGACGAAGAAGTTGAAGCCTATACCCTTCCCGTGGAAGCCGACATACTGATACTCCACAGTTCTTACATAGGCAAGCCTTCACACAG AAACGAACTGTACGGCTCCTGGTTCATCCAATCGCTTTGCggtaaaatcgatgacatggcaGACTCTCATGACTTAGAGGCTATCCTAACCGAAGTCAAAAGAGAAGTAGCCATAGACCGATACCATAAAGAGTACAACAGGAGGACCTTAGAAATggacataaataaacaaatgccGGTCACAACTTCAACGTTGATAAGGAAGCTGTATCTGAAGAAGTACGGCGAGGAGACGGTGTATTACAGAAGGGTGAAGAATGTGCGACAGTCCTCGAGGAACGAGGTTTTGGACAGTGGAGGTCCGATAACGCCTACACTGATGCAGTATACGACGTGCTCCTGTTTCCTTTCACACTTCGATTACATTAAAACATGTTTGAG gCTCTTCATAGAAGAAAACCCTGATGATGCAACGGCGAGAGGCTTCCTCAATGTAGCAGACACATTCAAAGATGACAAAGAATTCAACTCCTCGAAGGAGGTGATGCTACGAACAATATGCAGCCATCTAGTAACCAATGCCCAGGAGTACAAATTCTTCAAATATTTGCATATGTACAAAAAGTAG